Proteins co-encoded in one Accipiter gentilis chromosome 33, bAccGen1.1, whole genome shotgun sequence genomic window:
- the EPN2 gene encoding epsin-2 isoform X1 has protein sequence MTTSSIRRQMKNIVNNYSEAEIKVREATSNDPWGPSSSLMTEIADLTYNVVAFSEIMSMIWKRLNDHGKNWRHVYKALTLLDYLIKTGSERVAQQCKENIFAIQTLKDFQYIDRDGKDQGINVREKSKQLVSLLKDDERLKTERAQALKTKERMAQVATGVGSNQITFGRGSSQPNLSTSYSEQEYGKSGGSPASYHGSTSPRVSSELEQARPQTSGEEELQLQLALAMSREVAEQEERLRRGDDLRLQMALEESRRDTIKIPKKKEHTTLLDLMDALPSSAPAPQKTEPWGPPAVANQTDPWGGSTVAATASDPWQSFGAKPAASVDPWAAPAGSTAQSLSKNVDPWAPAQPSSTAAKPSVDPWGPAPANKPLSTSGSTSFDLFSNLNGTVKDDFSEFDTLRTSKKPAESGSTLPSQHSGTTSPDLFDSQHSSMTSGKQSAARKTPESFLGPNAALVNLDSLVSKPPQPVTSLNPFLAPGAATAPTPINPFQVNQPQPLTLNQMRASPVMGTSPSFSAVPPISMEPIPLSSMAPVPVGMAPIPAMGTVASITRMGQGLNVSIAGSMTQPLHSTGIPPSASQSTNTTNPFLL, from the exons atgacGACTTCGTCAATTAGACGGCAGATGAAGAACATTGTGAACAATTACTCAGAGGCCGAAATAAAAGTTCGGGAAGCAACTTCTAATGACCCCTGGGGTCCCTCAAGTTCATTAATGACTGAAATAGCAGATCTGACTTACAATGTTGTGGCCTTTTCTGAAATTATGAGCATGATCTGGAAACGACTGAATGACCATGGCAAGAACTGGCGACATGTATACAAGGCCCTTACTCTGTTAGATTACCTGATTAAAACTGGTTCTGAGAGAGTGGCACAGCAGTGtaaagagaatatttttgctATCCAGACATTAAAAGATTTTCAGTATATTGATCGAGATGGTAAGGACCAGGGCATCAATGTGAGGGAGAAATCCAAGCAGCTAGTGTCTCTTCTGAAGGATGATGAGCGACTCAAGACAGAGAGGGCCCAAGCCCTGAAGACCAAAGAACGCATGGCTCAGGTGGCCACTGGAGTGGGTAGCAATCAGATCACTTTCGGCCGAGGCTCCAGTCAGCCAAACCTATCCACCAGCTACTCAGAGCAAGAATATGGAAAGTCTGGAGGATCCCCAGCATCTTACCATGGCT CTACGTCCCCTCGAGTTTCATCAGAGCTCGAGCAGGCCCGGCCTCAGACAAGTGGAGAAGAGGAGCTCCAACTGCAGCTCGCACTGGCAATGAGCCGGGAAGTGGCGGAGCAG GAGGAGCGCCTCAGACGCGGAGATGATCTGAGATTACAGATGGCTCTGGAGGAGAGTCGCAGAGACACAATTAAAATTCCCAAAAAGAAGGAG CATACCACTTTGTTGGACCTAATGGATGCTCTGCCCTCGTCGGCACCGGCCCCACAGAAAACGGAGCCTTGGGGACCTCCTGCTGTTGCAAACCAAACTGATCCCTGGGGAGGATCCACAGTTGCAGCTACTGCCTCTGACCCATGGCAATCATTTG GTGCCAAACCAGCTGCTTCTGTTGACCCTTGGGCAGCACCTGCAGGATCCACAGCTCAGTCTCTGTCCAAAAATGTTGACCCTTGGGCTCCTGCTCAGCCATCTTCTACTGCAGCAAAACCCTCTGTGGATCCTTGGGGACCAGCACCTGCAAACAAACCTCTCTCTACTTCTG GAAGTACATCTTTTGACCTCTTCAGTAATTTGAATGGTACAGTTAAAGATGATTTTTCCGAATTTGACACGCTTCGAACTTCCAAAAAGCCAG CTGAATCCGGTTCCACTTTGCCATCTCAGCATAGCGGTACCACAAGTCCTGATCTCTTTGATTCCCAGCACTCAAGCATGACATCAGGCAAACAAAGTGCAGCTCGGAAAACCCCTGAGTCTTTTCTGGGCCCCAATGCTGCTTTGGTGAACCTGGATTCACTGGTGTCTAAGCCACCACAGCCTGTTACTTCACTGAATCCATTCTTGGCACCAG GCGCTGCTACAGCACCAACTCCAATCAACCCCTTCCAAGTGAATCAGCCTCAGCCACTCACTCTAAATCAGATGAGAGCGAGTCCTGTGATGGGAACCAGCCCTTCTTTCAGTGCTGTGCCACCGATAAGCATGGAGCCAATACCTCTGTCTTCCATGGCCCCAGTGCCTGTGGGAATGGCACCGATACCAGCTATGGGCACTGTGGCATCTATAACAAGGATGGGCCAGGGGCTGAATGTGAGCATTGCAGGATCAATGACCCAACCTCTTCACAGTACAGGAATCCCACCGTCAGCATCCCAGTCTACAAATACAACTAACCCTTTTCTCCTATAA
- the EPN2 gene encoding epsin-2 isoform X3, protein MTTSSIRRQMKNIVNNYSEAEIKVREATSNDPWGPSSSLMTEIADLTYNVVAFSEIMSMIWKRLNDHGKNWRHVYKALTLLDYLIKTGSERVAQQCKENIFAIQTLKDFQYIDRDGKDQGINVREKSKQLVSLLKDDERLKTERAQALKTKERMAQVATGVGSNQITFGRGSSQPNLSTSYSEQEYGKSGGSPASYHGSTSPRVSSELEQARPQTSGEEELQLQLALAMSREVAEQEERLRRGDDLRLQMALEESRRDTIKIPKKKEHTTLLDLMDALPSSAPAPQKTEPWGPPAVANQTDPWGGSTVAATASDPWQSFGAKPAASVDPWAAPAGSTAQSLSKNVDPWAPAQPSSTAAKPSVDPWGPAPANKPLSTSGSTSFDLFSNLNGTVKDDFSEFDTLRTSKKPAESGSTLPSQHSGTTSPDLFDSQHSSMTSGKQSAARKTPESFLGPNAALVNLDSLVSKPPQPVTSLNPFLAPANRS, encoded by the exons atgacGACTTCGTCAATTAGACGGCAGATGAAGAACATTGTGAACAATTACTCAGAGGCCGAAATAAAAGTTCGGGAAGCAACTTCTAATGACCCCTGGGGTCCCTCAAGTTCATTAATGACTGAAATAGCAGATCTGACTTACAATGTTGTGGCCTTTTCTGAAATTATGAGCATGATCTGGAAACGACTGAATGACCATGGCAAGAACTGGCGACATGTATACAAGGCCCTTACTCTGTTAGATTACCTGATTAAAACTGGTTCTGAGAGAGTGGCACAGCAGTGtaaagagaatatttttgctATCCAGACATTAAAAGATTTTCAGTATATTGATCGAGATGGTAAGGACCAGGGCATCAATGTGAGGGAGAAATCCAAGCAGCTAGTGTCTCTTCTGAAGGATGATGAGCGACTCAAGACAGAGAGGGCCCAAGCCCTGAAGACCAAAGAACGCATGGCTCAGGTGGCCACTGGAGTGGGTAGCAATCAGATCACTTTCGGCCGAGGCTCCAGTCAGCCAAACCTATCCACCAGCTACTCAGAGCAAGAATATGGAAAGTCTGGAGGATCCCCAGCATCTTACCATGGCT CTACGTCCCCTCGAGTTTCATCAGAGCTCGAGCAGGCCCGGCCTCAGACAAGTGGAGAAGAGGAGCTCCAACTGCAGCTCGCACTGGCAATGAGCCGGGAAGTGGCGGAGCAG GAGGAGCGCCTCAGACGCGGAGATGATCTGAGATTACAGATGGCTCTGGAGGAGAGTCGCAGAGACACAATTAAAATTCCCAAAAAGAAGGAG CATACCACTTTGTTGGACCTAATGGATGCTCTGCCCTCGTCGGCACCGGCCCCACAGAAAACGGAGCCTTGGGGACCTCCTGCTGTTGCAAACCAAACTGATCCCTGGGGAGGATCCACAGTTGCAGCTACTGCCTCTGACCCATGGCAATCATTTG GTGCCAAACCAGCTGCTTCTGTTGACCCTTGGGCAGCACCTGCAGGATCCACAGCTCAGTCTCTGTCCAAAAATGTTGACCCTTGGGCTCCTGCTCAGCCATCTTCTACTGCAGCAAAACCCTCTGTGGATCCTTGGGGACCAGCACCTGCAAACAAACCTCTCTCTACTTCTG GAAGTACATCTTTTGACCTCTTCAGTAATTTGAATGGTACAGTTAAAGATGATTTTTCCGAATTTGACACGCTTCGAACTTCCAAAAAGCCAG CTGAATCCGGTTCCACTTTGCCATCTCAGCATAGCGGTACCACAAGTCCTGATCTCTTTGATTCCCAGCACTCAAGCATGACATCAGGCAAACAAAGTGCAGCTCGGAAAACCCCTGAGTCTTTTCTGGGCCCCAATGCTGCTTTGGTGAACCTGGATTCACTGGTGTCTAAGCCACCACAGCCTGTTACTTCACTGAATCCATTCTTGGCACCAG CCAACAGATCATGA
- the EPN2 gene encoding epsin-2 isoform X2 has protein sequence MTTSSIRRQMKNIVNNYSEAEIKVREATSNDPWGPSSSLMTEIADLTYNVVAFSEIMSMIWKRLNDHGKNWRHVYKALTLLDYLIKTGSERVAQQCKENIFAIQTLKDFQYIDRDGKDQGINVREKSKQLVSLLKDDERLKTERAQALKTKERMAQVATGVGSNQITFGRGSSQPNLSTSYSEQEYGKSGGSPASYHGSTSPRVSSELEQARPQTSGEEELQLQLALAMSREVAEQHTTLLDLMDALPSSAPAPQKTEPWGPPAVANQTDPWGGSTVAATASDPWQSFGAKPAASVDPWAAPAGSTAQSLSKNVDPWAPAQPSSTAAKPSVDPWGPAPANKPLSTSGSTSFDLFSNLNGTVKDDFSEFDTLRTSKKPAESGSTLPSQHSGTTSPDLFDSQHSSMTSGKQSAARKTPESFLGPNAALVNLDSLVSKPPQPVTSLNPFLAPGAATAPTPINPFQVNQPQPLTLNQMRASPVMGTSPSFSAVPPISMEPIPLSSMAPVPVGMAPIPAMGTVASITRMGQGLNVSIAGSMTQPLHSTGIPPSASQSTNTTNPFLL, from the exons atgacGACTTCGTCAATTAGACGGCAGATGAAGAACATTGTGAACAATTACTCAGAGGCCGAAATAAAAGTTCGGGAAGCAACTTCTAATGACCCCTGGGGTCCCTCAAGTTCATTAATGACTGAAATAGCAGATCTGACTTACAATGTTGTGGCCTTTTCTGAAATTATGAGCATGATCTGGAAACGACTGAATGACCATGGCAAGAACTGGCGACATGTATACAAGGCCCTTACTCTGTTAGATTACCTGATTAAAACTGGTTCTGAGAGAGTGGCACAGCAGTGtaaagagaatatttttgctATCCAGACATTAAAAGATTTTCAGTATATTGATCGAGATGGTAAGGACCAGGGCATCAATGTGAGGGAGAAATCCAAGCAGCTAGTGTCTCTTCTGAAGGATGATGAGCGACTCAAGACAGAGAGGGCCCAAGCCCTGAAGACCAAAGAACGCATGGCTCAGGTGGCCACTGGAGTGGGTAGCAATCAGATCACTTTCGGCCGAGGCTCCAGTCAGCCAAACCTATCCACCAGCTACTCAGAGCAAGAATATGGAAAGTCTGGAGGATCCCCAGCATCTTACCATGGCT CTACGTCCCCTCGAGTTTCATCAGAGCTCGAGCAGGCCCGGCCTCAGACAAGTGGAGAAGAGGAGCTCCAACTGCAGCTCGCACTGGCAATGAGCCGGGAAGTGGCGGAGCAG CATACCACTTTGTTGGACCTAATGGATGCTCTGCCCTCGTCGGCACCGGCCCCACAGAAAACGGAGCCTTGGGGACCTCCTGCTGTTGCAAACCAAACTGATCCCTGGGGAGGATCCACAGTTGCAGCTACTGCCTCTGACCCATGGCAATCATTTG GTGCCAAACCAGCTGCTTCTGTTGACCCTTGGGCAGCACCTGCAGGATCCACAGCTCAGTCTCTGTCCAAAAATGTTGACCCTTGGGCTCCTGCTCAGCCATCTTCTACTGCAGCAAAACCCTCTGTGGATCCTTGGGGACCAGCACCTGCAAACAAACCTCTCTCTACTTCTG GAAGTACATCTTTTGACCTCTTCAGTAATTTGAATGGTACAGTTAAAGATGATTTTTCCGAATTTGACACGCTTCGAACTTCCAAAAAGCCAG CTGAATCCGGTTCCACTTTGCCATCTCAGCATAGCGGTACCACAAGTCCTGATCTCTTTGATTCCCAGCACTCAAGCATGACATCAGGCAAACAAAGTGCAGCTCGGAAAACCCCTGAGTCTTTTCTGGGCCCCAATGCTGCTTTGGTGAACCTGGATTCACTGGTGTCTAAGCCACCACAGCCTGTTACTTCACTGAATCCATTCTTGGCACCAG GCGCTGCTACAGCACCAACTCCAATCAACCCCTTCCAAGTGAATCAGCCTCAGCCACTCACTCTAAATCAGATGAGAGCGAGTCCTGTGATGGGAACCAGCCCTTCTTTCAGTGCTGTGCCACCGATAAGCATGGAGCCAATACCTCTGTCTTCCATGGCCCCAGTGCCTGTGGGAATGGCACCGATACCAGCTATGGGCACTGTGGCATCTATAACAAGGATGGGCCAGGGGCTGAATGTGAGCATTGCAGGATCAATGACCCAACCTCTTCACAGTACAGGAATCCCACCGTCAGCATCCCAGTCTACAAATACAACTAACCCTTTTCTCCTATAA